Proteins found in one Sorghum bicolor cultivar BTx623 chromosome 1, Sorghum_bicolor_NCBIv3, whole genome shotgun sequence genomic segment:
- the LOC8084161 gene encoding photosystem I reaction center subunit III, chloroplastic — translation MAALAASSTAAFAAKPRLPRARLSVACSATGDGNANSVSLASSVKTFSAALALSSVLLSSAATSPPPAAADIAGLTPCKESKAFAKREKNSIKKLTASLKKYAPDSAPALAINATIEKTKKRFENYGKFGLLCGADGLPHLIVSGDQRHWGEFITPGLLFLYIAGWIGWVGRSYLIAISGEKKPAMREIIIDVELATRLLPRGFIWPVAAYRELINGDLVVDDKDIGYY, via the coding sequence CTCCGTGGCCTGCTCCGCCACCGGCGACGGCAACGCCAACAGCGTGTCGCTCGCGTCCTCCGTGAAGACGTTCTCGGCGGCGCTGGCGCTGTCGTCGGTGCTTCTCTCCTCGGCCGCCACCTCCCCACCGCCCGCGGCCGCCGACATCGCGGGGCTGACCCCGTGCAAGGAGTCCAAGGCGTTCGCGAAGCGGGAGAAGAACTCGATCAAGAAGCTCACGGCGTCGCTGAAGAAGTACGCGCCCGACAGCGCCCCCGCGCTCGCCATCAACGCCACCATCGAGAAGACGAAGAAGCGGTTCGAGAACTACGGCAAGTTCGGGCTGCTCTGCGGCGCCGACGGCCTGCCGCACCTCATCGTCAGCGGCGACCAGCGGCACTGGGGCGAGTTCATCACCCCCGGCCTGCTCTTCCTCTACATCGCCGGGTGGATCGGGTGGGTCGGCAGGAGCTACCTCATCGCCATCAGCGGCGAGAAGAAGCCCGCCATGAGGGAGATCATCATCGACGTCGAGCTCGCCACCCGCCTCCTCCCCAGGGGGTTCATCTGGCCCGTCGCGGCGTACCGCGAGCTCATCAacggagacctcgtcgtcgaCGACAAGGACATCGGCTACTACTAA